CAACGCCACGCGGGCGCTCCGCAGTCATGCACCGGCAGACTGCCTGCGGGTGACAAGAAACAAAAAAGCGCGCAATCTATTTGATAGCGCGCTTTCCCTATGCAGCCTGGTAGGACGTACAAGATTCGAACTTGTGACCAACGGATTAAAAGTCCGGCCTAGCGGGTGTTTGGCAGTGTTGATTGGTGTAGCTATAATCTATGCAAATCAACAGCTTATGCGCTTTTGACAGGGTGCAGGCGTTGATTGGGATTCGCCTGTTTTTGGCAAATCTGCCTACAGATTGCCTACAACCCGCCTACAAGCCGCCATGCCCACAGTGCCCAGCCGCGTCAGACTGACCGCCGCCCGCGTTGAATCCTTCGCCTGCCCGCCGGGCAAGTCCCAGTCCTTCCTGTGGGACACCGTCGCGCCCGCTCTGGCCGTTCGCGCGACACCGACAGGGCGCAAGACTTACACCTTCGAATCGCGCCTGCAAGGCAAGACGCTGCGCCTGAGCATTGGCGACGTGCGCGCCTGGACGCTGGCCGCCGCGCAGGCTGAGGCAACCCGGCTGACGCTGCTGGTGGACAGTGGCACCGACCCGCGCGAGCAAAAGCGCCAGCACGAAGCCGAGCAAGCCGCGCAAGCTGCCGCGCTGGCTGCCCAGGCCGTGACCGTGGGCGAAGCATGGGCTGCCTACCTGGCAGACCGCCGCCCGCACTGGGGCGAGCGCCATTACAGCGACCATGAAGCATTGGCCCGCGCTGGTGGGCAACCTGCCGCCCGTGGCACCCGTGGCCGTGGCGTGACCGTGGCCGGCCCGCTGCACGTGCTTATGTCCCAGCCCTTGCGCGAGCTGACAACGCCCGCCATCGAGGCATGGGCGCAGCGCGAAGGCCAGAGCCGCCCGACCGTGGCCCGCCTGGCCTGGCGGCTGTTGCGTGCCTTCATGGCCTGGTGCAGCGAGCATCCCGACTACCGCGCCGCCGTGCCTGAGCGCAACCCGGCAAAGAGCCGCCGCGCCCGCGAGGCATTGGGCAAGCCCCAGGCAAAGGACGATGCCTTGCTGAAGGAACAGCTTCCCGTCTGGTTCGCCGCCGTGCGAGCCATCCGCAACCCTGCCCAGGCCGCCTATTTGCAAGCCCTGCTGCTGGTGGGCGCCCGGCCCGGTGAGCTGCTGGGGTTGCAGTGGCAGGACGTCAACACCCAGTGGCGCGGACTGACCATCCGGGACAAGGTGGAAGGTGAGCGCGTCATTCCCCTGACGCCCTACGTCTGGCACCTGCTGGCCGGCCTGCCGCGCCGTGGGCAGTACGTGTTTGCCGGCGAGGATGGCGACAAGCCCATGAGCAAGCCGCACAAGGCGCACGCCAGCGCCTGCGCCGTGGCCGGTATCGACGGGCTGACGCTGCACGGGCTGCGCCGCAGCTTTGGCACCTTGTCCGAGTGGCTGGAACTGCCTGCCGGCGTGGTGGCGCAGATTCAAGGCCACAAGCCCAGCGCGACGGCTGAAAAGCATTACCGCGTCCGGCCCCTGGACTTGCTGCGCCTGCACCATGAGCGGCTGGAAGCGTGGATTCTGGAACAGGCCGGGGTGCAGTTCGACGCCCAGGCGGAACCGGGCAAGCTGCGCGCCGTAGTCTGAAAGTTTCGCCCCAGCTAGGCCCGCGAACCGAAGAGCGGGTTTCCCTGCCCGCCTGCTGGGGCACCTTTTTTTCAGGGATGCGCTGAGGGAGGCGCAGATATGACCGATGAAATCCAAGCCCTGCGCCGCGTGGCGCAAATCCTCGCAGGCGTTGCCACGCCGATAGAGCGCCAGAACATCGCCCGCCGCGTGGCGCAAAAAGTCAAAGGCGACGATTCCGAACTGGCGCTTTCGCTGCCCCATGCTGCCGCCTTGTTCTGGCCTGGCGATGCCGAAAAAACAGCCGAGGTGCTACAGCAAATAACGCGGGCGTTTGATGCTGGCGAGCTCGGCGGATTTATCCCGCGCGAGCATCGGCACCTTCTTTTTACTGATTTCATCGTATGGCCGGATTGCCCTCCGATGGCCGCAGATTCGCCGTTGCGCTATTGGGTGCCCGATGCGCCCGTGATGCAGCCCCAGACCCCTGCACCCGCGCCCGTGGTGAACAGCCCCAGCAATGCGCCAGGCAAGGTGTGGACTGATGAAAGGCTGGCCGAGGTAAGCGCATATCGAAAAAAGCACGGCACTAAAAAAACCGCCGAACACTATGGCGTTTCTGAGGCGTTGATTCGGCAAAAACTGCCGGGCGAAAAACCCAAACCAAAGGGCTACAGCGCGTTTACGCATCGCCCGAAATAGCCATAACGGGTTGCGCTGGGGGTTACGCCTGCCGCCCTGAAACCCGCATGAAATAAGGCTTTGCGCACCCGCAATGGGTTGCGCCTTTGACCGCAACGGGGGGTGCGGAAAGCCAATACAGCCATCGCAACAAACCCAAAAGGGATTAAACGATGGCAAACGCAATCACCCCCTTGGCGCAAGAGTCCCGCGCCGCACTGCCGACCCGCGAGGCAGCGCACCACCTGAGCCGCGCACAGCAAACGCTCCGTATTTGGGCCATGACGGGGCACCCCATCCAACCCCTGCGCGTCAATGGCCGCCTGGCCTGGAAAACTGACGACATCCGCCGTCTGCTGGGCGTGGAGGGCGTGTAAATGATCCTCGGTCACAGCAAGCAAAAAGCCCCCGGAGCTACCAACACCGAGGGCTTCCAAAACGTCACACACAAGCGCCGCCATTTTAGCAAAAGCACGGCTACCGAAGCGCAGTACCGGCGCATCATCGAGGCCCTGCGCCGCAGGCCGCACACCAGCTACGACTTGATGACGATTGCCGGCGTGTATCACCCGCCATCGCGCATCTTCGAGCTGAAGGCCAAGGGCTTTCTCATCGACAAAACGACTGTCACGGTCGTTGATCGCGACGGTTACAGCCATACCGGCGTGGCGCTGTACAGCCTTGTTGCCGAGCCGGAAAACGCCGATGCGCTGATCGGGAGCGTCTGACATGGGACGCGACTACAAGCGTTCCAAGGGCGACACAGGGCGCGATGGAGGCGGGTTTGCTGCCATCCCCTGGACAGTGTTTGATTCGCCCGCCTACGCCCGTTTGAGCCATCCCGCAAAGGCTTTGCTGATGGAGCTTGCGCGCCAATTCGTGAGAGACAACAACGGCAAATTGTTGTGCAGCATGGCGCACCTGCGCCCGCGCGGCTGGAAGTCTGCCGACGTGGTGCAGCGCGCCAAAACCGAGCTGCTGGCCGCTGGCTTCATCTTCGAGACCTGCAAGGGCGCGCGCCCCAATCGCGCGAGCTGGCACGCCCTGACCTGGCGCACACTTGACCGGCACAACGGCTACGACCCCGGCGCCCTGGAATCCTTCGAGCGTGGCGCGTACCGCAAAAACGCTCCCCTTATTCCGTCTCCCGGAACAGGGAAGCGCCCTATTGTTCCGTCTCCCGGAATAGAGACACCCGCTCCTATTCCGTCTCCCGGAACAATGCAGGCCAATTTGCCCGGCCCCTCTATTCCGTCTCCCGGAAACCATCTAGATAAGCCATCTGAAGGGGCGAAGGATGAGCAGGCAATCGACTGTCTCCAAGTGCTGTGGGAGCGCGTGGGCTGCCGTGTGACGTGGCGTGACCCATCGTTGCCGACTGCCAGCAAGCGCCCCAGCAAGCGCCGCACGGCACGCAAGACGGAGGGCTTGTCCGCCGCAGTTTGAGCGCTGGCGCCGCTTCCCAGGCCGCGCGCGCTCGTTACCCATGTTTTCACCCATGCCGCGCGGCTGATCCCTTCCCTTTTTCACCATCGGGCGACCTGCCCGGAAAGACCCAACATGACCCAACAACGACTGACTGACCTGGACGGCGTGACCGTCAACGACAACACCGCGTGGATCCATCACGCCGCCGGCAAGCTGCGCCTTGACGCGCCGCCCGTGCCCGCGACCGGCAACTACAACGCCGAGGCCGCCGTCACCCGCGCTGCCCAGGCCTTGCGCGAGCACGGCCCGCGTGCGCTCGAAATCAGGCAATCGAGCGACTGGACGGAGGCCGGGCGACGCAAGGCCGCAGCGCCCGCCGCCCTGGCGTGCTTTTGGAAAATTGCAAGCGCCTACGACGATGCCGAGCGCGCGCTTGAGGCCGCCAATGAGCGCGAGCGCCGCCTGCTGGCCGTGCCAGCACCTGACCTGCGCACGCCCGGCGCCGCCATCCGCGCATGGGAAGCCCGCTCGTTCTTCCGCGACCTGGACAAGGCCGGGAAGCTGCAATTCCTGGCCCGCGTGCAGCAAGGCCACCACGGCGCCGAGGAAGTCCTGGCCGCGCTGATGAGCGGCCCGATGGTGGGGCTTGATGATGACGTGGAGACCGTCCGCACGGCATGGGAGACGCACCGGCGTGAGAGCAACGCCACCGAGACCGAGGCAATCGAGTGCGACCGCCAATCTGCCCGTTGGGCGATGGCTTCGATCCAGGTTATCGGCGTGGCCGCCGCTGAAGCCTTCCAAGGGCTGGCCGAGCCGCTGGAAGTGCTGACCCGCAATGCCAAAGGGCAAATGCCTGAAGGCTTCGGAGCCTTTGGTTTGGCGCCTGACGTGGTGCGCCGCGCCGTCGCCCTGGACGCGCTGAAGGCCGCATAACGTTTAGTCACTACCCAGGCCCTGCCGGCGCAGTTTGACGCGCTGGCGGGGCTGTAAACGGCTGAGAAAGGATCAACCGACATGAGCGAAACCCGCACCACTGCAAGCAATGGGGCTGCACCCCCCCGCTTGCGTCTGCCGCTGGCCAGTGCCGGCGATGTTGCGCGCGAGCTGGCACGGCTGTATCGACAGGCCCGAGCCGGGCAAATGGAGGTGCAGGACGCATCGCGCTTGGCCAACATCCTGCAAATCCTGGCGCGCGTGCTGGAGACAAGCGACTTGGAAGCCCGCATCGAGGAGTTGGAAGCCATCAAGGGCGAAGGGAAGGGGTCAGCATGGGCAACGCACTGAAAACCCGACTGGAGCGCCTTGAGGGCGCCGTAGACCCGCGCGGCTTGTTGCCGACCATCCTGATTGCACCGGACGGCCCTGACGGCGATGCAGCACGCCAGCAAGCGCAGCGACTGCGCCAACAAGGGCACACGGTGATTCTGATTGCCGACGATGCCGACCGGCTCAATGCCGCCGTCGATTGGTTGGAGGGCTTGGTATGAGCATCAAGACCCGTTTGCAGCGCCTGGAAGCTGCCCAGGACGCCCGGCGCCGCTGGCCGCTGGCGTGGCCATCCATCGAGGCCGCCGCCGCTGCCGGCGTGCGTGGCGGCTTCCTGCTGGTGGGCGAAGTCCTGCCGGCTGACGAATGGGCGCGGCTGGCCGTGCCCTACATGCGTCAATTGACTGAAGGACACCATCATGCAATCGAGCATTGAGCGCCGCATCGCCCGCCTGGAGGCGCGATTGTTGGAGACCGAGCCGCCGCGCCTGTTTGTCCTGACCATTGGCCGCGAGCCGCAAGGCTTTACAGCGTGCGCTCCCGTCCTTTGCACCACGGTTGACCGCCTGACCGGCGAGACCTTGGAAGAGTTGGAAAACAGGTGCACCGCGCTGCATCCCGGCGTCATCGTGTGGCGAGCCATAGGAGGTGATACCGATGCGCCATGAACTTGAGAATGTGGCCGCTGCTGCGCTGGCGTGGAACCGGGCCCGACTGCATCGCATTGCCGTCACCAAGCAAAACGCGGATGCTTTGCGATGGGCCACCGTGCCCGAGGTGAACGATGCGCGCAAGGCTGAGGCCACCGCAAAGGCCAGACTGCGCAAAGCCTGCGCCGCTGCTGACCCGGGAAGCCTGACCATTGATGCGGAGGTGCGCGAGCTTGCCGAGGCGCCCGGCGTGCAGATATGGCGCAGCACCTGATCCCGTCATCGCCATCAACCCAGGCCCGCCGCGTGCGGGCTTTTTTGCGCCTGGCCAAGGGTGCGTCACTTTGCCCCCCCCTTGCCCTAGTGCCGGGGTAATCGCGCCTGAGCTGCGATTTTCTGGCTGCGGGCCATCAAGCGCAGCAAGGGCGTGAACCAAACCGGGCTTTTCCCGGTAAGCCCGCTGCACGCGCACGCGTGGAAGCACCACAGTGGCTAATCCGGTAACGTTGCCGGATTTGCCCCCCCGCGCGCGTGGAGTGCCCGCCCTATGCCCAACATAGACCGCGCCCGCTGGTGCAGCGCCTGAGCAGCCCCAGCTTGCCGCGCTTGCCCGCCGCAGAAAAAGCAAAAGTGCCTACAGATTGCCTACAAGCTGACGGCAAACAAAAAGGCCAGCCCCGAAGAACTGGCCTAAGTGCTTGATTTGATTGGTAGGACGTACAAGATTCGAACTTGTGACCAACGGATTAAAAGTCCGCTGCTCTACCAACTGAGCTAACGTCCCCCGCCTGCTGGCTTGCTGCAGCAAAGTCGCACATTATAGCGTGCTTTCAGGGTTTGCCAGACAGTCCGTCCAATACCCAACCGGCGGCGCACTGGCCGAAGGTGGCCGTCACGGCCACGGAGGAGCCATAGCC
This region of Alicycliphilus denitrificans K601 genomic DNA includes:
- a CDS encoding tyrosine-type recombinase/integrase, which gives rise to MPTVPSRVRLTAARVESFACPPGKSQSFLWDTVAPALAVRATPTGRKTYTFESRLQGKTLRLSIGDVRAWTLAAAQAEATRLTLLVDSGTDPREQKRQHEAEQAAQAAALAAQAVTVGEAWAAYLADRRPHWGERHYSDHEALARAGGQPAARGTRGRGVTVAGPLHVLMSQPLRELTTPAIEAWAQREGQSRPTVARLAWRLLRAFMAWCSEHPDYRAAVPERNPAKSRRAREALGKPQAKDDALLKEQLPVWFAAVRAIRNPAQAAYLQALLLVGARPGELLGLQWQDVNTQWRGLTIRDKVEGERVIPLTPYVWHLLAGLPRRGQYVFAGEDGDKPMSKPHKAHASACAVAGIDGLTLHGLRRSFGTLSEWLELPAGVVAQIQGHKPSATAEKHYRVRPLDLLRLHHERLEAWILEQAGVQFDAQAEPGKLRAVV
- a CDS encoding helix-turn-helix domain-containing protein — protein: MILGHSKQKAPGATNTEGFQNVTHKRRHFSKSTATEAQYRRIIEALRRRPHTSYDLMTIAGVYHPPSRIFELKAKGFLIDKTTVTVVDRDGYSHTGVALYSLVAEPENADALIGSV